A genomic stretch from Neodiprion fabricii isolate iyNeoFabr1 chromosome 3, iyNeoFabr1.1, whole genome shotgun sequence includes:
- the LOC124179004 gene encoding uncharacterized protein LOC124179004, which yields MAPTICVPELSMHDQNGAGSYIRRRQRTLNNGIVREQQRLEIKRIFNHPENNRLGSLSPPPSPVWEPTCPTSSFYPTRSCLASNARTSSTDHLTEHWRSFFAQREGLLDIVARTMILVRRNHMLQKRVNALRSETREFIRSVMSNPENSSSKPEKPEVSPCLDTAVSSNFEVFLSRPTPPPTPDSSTGYSTMSVPSVDNDGSSDCSSDDYYEAAQKVTQDPKVSSS from the exons ATGGCGCCAACGATTTGTGTACCGGAATTATCAATGCACGATCAGAACGGTGCTGGCTCTTACATACGGCGTCGTCAACGCACTTTAAATAATGGGATCGTAAGGGAGCAACAACGGTTGGAAATAAAGCGGATTTTTAATCACCCCGAAAACAATCGACTCGGTTCGTTGTCTCCACCTCCGAGTCCGGTATGGGAACCGACATGCCCGACAAGTTCGTTTTATCCAACGAGAAGTTGTCTCGCATCGAACGCCAGGACGTCGTCCACAGATCACCTGACCGAACATTGGCGATCATTTTTTGCCCAGCGAGAAG GTCTGCTGGACATCGTCGCCCGGACCATGATTCTCGTTCGGCGCAACCACATGCTGCAGAAACGGGTGAACGCGCTGCGTTCCGAAACCCGGGAGTTCATCCGTTCGGTTATGAGCAACCCTGAgaacagcagcagcaaacCAGAAAAACCTGAAGTTTCTCCGTGCCTCGATACCGCGGTGTCCTCAAACTTCGAAGTCTTTTTATCCAGACCTACACCTCCGCCCACTCCAGACTCGTCAACCGGATATTCCACCATGTCGGTACCGAGTGTGGACAACGATGGGAGCTCTGACTGTTCCTCGGACGATTATTACGAGGCCGCCCAAAAAGTTACCCAGGATCCCAAAGTTTCAAGCTCATAA
- the LOC124178998 gene encoding golgin-84: MAWLSGLAGKAENLLNKIDQNTAAVLSKEKQESESHSLLTEVTWVPPHSGSPNKPALSSSPTSPLHSTVPQVRSTPNLRTLTPLKSKVSRDEELITFLNTPTTTPTKAIITDHVTAPATPLSICVEPPTDNTDSISEMSIRSGQISPVLSHASVDVPENDLVNTENNHLDLETQNIILRNEIEALNHELNLITHRAHSSESECNEIRHRLGILQREFEHKFNSQKLENETLVKSSKDSDLRKDLKSAQRNLEEKDEQLDKQQTDHQKEIHFLKEKLICSENKRAEIAKQLTESQSVLERNRLELSSTRSELEQHRARALKTLQEKEKLIAELRGNATTGLDDVTLMELDQIRQEREALREENQQLCDQLRIAREELVNADTKLEQSRQDTAMAAVQIQETLALERNRRLAIEEDSRHHAEELRSLQEEVSRQRSALASKLQKQETEISRLRSQLSAALTPSSEVESRLSTLTQTLVLKQQALESLTTERNALRLQLEKIEHQHRDVIGNLRKNIPYDHINDTDDAKAQVPSFLLETPFDTGVARRVKRAYSSLDAVSVRTGVFLRRYPLARILVLVYMVLLHFWVLVVLFSHSPEAH, from the exons ATGGCCTGGCTCTCAGGACTTGCAGGAAAAGCGGAAAATCTCCTTAACAAAATTGATCAGAATACTGCAGCAGTGTTGAGCAAGGAAAAACAAGAATCAGAGTCTCACTCTCTATTGACGGAGGTGACATGGGTTCCCCCTCATTC CGGTTCACCGAATAAACCTGCACTCTCGTCTTCTCCAACATCTCCGCTACATTCAACTGTACCTCAAGTACGCTCGACGCCAAATCTGAGGACTTTAACACCTTTAAAATCAAAAGTTTCTCGAGATGAAGAGCTGATCACGTTTTTAAATACACCTACTACAACGCCAACCAAAGCTATAATTACCGACCATGTTACGGCTCCAGCAACGCCCCTGTCAATCTGTGTTGAACCTCCAACTGACAACACTGATTCGATATCTGAAATGTCGATAAGGAGTGGCCAGATCAGCCCGGTTCTTTCTCATGCCTCTGTTGATGTGCCTGAAAACGATTTGGTCAACACAGAAAATAATCATCTTGATTTGGAAActcaaaatataattttaagaaatgaaattgaagcCTTAAACCATGAGCTAAATCTGATTACGCACAGGGCTCATTCTTCTGAAAGTG AGTGCAACGAAATACGTCACAGATTGGGAATTCTTCAACGAGAGTTTGAGCACAAGTTTAACAGCCAAAAATTGGAGAATGAGACTCTTGTTAAATCTTCCAAAGATTCGGATTTGCGAAAGGATTTAAAATCTGCACAGAGAAATTTGGAGGAAAAGGATGAACAGCTCGACAAACAGCAAACCGATCATCagaaagaaattcattttctgaaagAGAAATTAATCTGCTCAGAAAATAAACGGGCGGAGATTGCTAAACAATTGACCGAATCTCAATCGGTGTTGGAGAGAAATAGATTAGAGTTATCTTCGACTAGATCCGAGTTGGAACAGCACAGAGCTAGAGCACTAAAGACACTacaggaaaaagaaaaactgattGCAGAGCTCAGAGGAAATGCTACCACTGGATTAGATGATGTGACTCTTATGGAATTGGACCAAATCAG GCAAGAGCGTGAAGCTTTGAGGGAAGAAAATCAACAGTTGTGTGACCAGCTACGAATAGCACGGGAAGAATTGGTAAATGCAGATACTAAATTGGAGCAAAGTAGACAAGACACTGCCATGGCAGCGGTACAAATTCAGGAGACACTTGCGTTAGAAAGAAATCGACGCCTGGCCATCGAAGAGGATTCACGGCATCATGCCGAG GAACTCAGGTCCCTCCAGGAGGAAGTATCTCGTCAGCGCAGTGCTCTAGCTTCGAAGTTACAAAAGCAAGAGACAGAAATTTCGAGACTTAGGTCGCAACTTTCAGCTGCTTTAACACCCAGCAGCGAAGTTGAATCAAGATTATCCACACTGACGCAGACCCTTGTCCTAAAGCAACAAGCGCTAGAAAGCCTGACCACGGAAAGAAACGCTCTGCGCTTGCagcttgaaaaaattgag CACCAGCACAGAGATGTCATTGGAAATCTGAGGAAAAATATACCTTATGACCACATTAATGACACAGACGACGCCAAAGCACAAGTACCATCATTTTTGCTAGAGACACCTTTCGATACCGGCGTTGCCAGGCGTGTAAAAAGAGCTTATTCGTCTCTGGATGCCGTCAGCGTTCGGACAGGAGTATTTCTGAGACGTTATCCACTAGCAAGGATTCTGGTGCTTGTTTATATG GTTCTTTTACACTTCTGGGTCCTTGTGGTCCTATTTTCACATTCCCCTGAGGCACATTGA